Proteins from a genomic interval of Quercus lobata isolate SW786 chromosome 11, ValleyOak3.0 Primary Assembly, whole genome shotgun sequence:
- the LOC115968032 gene encoding uncharacterized protein LOC115968032: MLPKRPPQYLLPGRPNEYKIAVCGYTSDSGGKNLQAEWYSIKVPNPDPHQYSDYLSLIGKMAIYPSIAKRKMGPFSSSKKKKKVKINPPSAKANEKGTIETEPLHPFSVDRMMHQSTQHAFVDFMDPLDYGRSLGGLDPVDSDSDGDGAHPFESGRYGKVGFLDAGWKALPHRTMTFPNRYNPQSVAIGNTLYVLGGFSRSQFSAEAAAKRVGWMESCNPYSGWKPLPNPPSGFSFNDDPLICTALDDEEKILVAQYNHVDMNCDSAKFYVYDVMIQRWTTLEPPVRKLFARYPDRTGRRSVAVGHTLYWGLFEDEDINVQAYDLKKDIWFHGSFNIRPVLGKDEFLADNVFPASPPLLHLANQRFCLFLLTSIYDEKNCEHDYYDHVCYKVHGDVNVDDKEDNANYHVHFHDHFWRLSISFVSIHKYPLVNPIQLLDAVVQKHLPMHPLLPELEFSQDQRFDPLLPELEFSQDQYFDWFDKGNISYPLNSSAGYMTEI; the protein is encoded by the exons ATGCTACCGAAGCGACCGCCACAATATCTATTGCCAGGGAGACCGAATGAATATAAGATCGCTGTCTGTGGGTATACGTCGGATTCGGGGGGTAAAAATCTACAGGCAGAATGGTATTCCATTAAGGTTCCGAACCCAGACCCACACCAATACTCAGACTACCTATCCTTAATCGGAAAGATGGCAATTTATCCCTCAATCGCAAAGAGAAAAATGGGTCCATTTTCTtcgtcaaagaaaaaaaaaaaggtaaaaattaatCCTCCTTCGGCAAAGGCAAATGAAAAGGGAACAATTGAGACGGAACCGCTCCATCCGTTTTCGGTAGACAGGATGATGCACCAAAGCACGCAACATGCATTCGTTGACTTTATGGATCCGCTCGACTATGGACGGTCCCTTGGCGGCCTGGATCCAGTTGATTCTGATAGTGATGGTGACGGTGCTCATCCATTCGAATCCGGAAGATATGGTAAAGTGGGCTTCTTAGATGCTGGTTGGAAAGCTCTTCCGCACAGGACTATGACTTTTCCTAATAGGTACAACCCTCAATCGGTAGCCATCGGCAATACGTTATATGTGTTGGGTGGTTTTTCCAGATCTCAATTTTCAGCCGAAGCAGCTGCAAAAAGGGTTGGCTGGATGGAGTCTTGTAACCCCTACTCGGGATGGAAACCCTTGCCCAATCCTCCATCTGGTTTTTCATTTAACGATGATCCTCTCATTTGCACTGCtcttgatgatgaagaaaagaTTCTTGTAGCTCAATATAATCATGTCGATATGAACTGTGATTCTGCTAAATTCTATGTTTATGATGTGATGATACAACGTTGGACAACACTTGAGCCTCCGGTGCGCAAGCTATTTGCTCGGTATCCTGACCGGACTGGTAGAAGATCTGTAGCTGTTGGTCATACTCTGTATTGGGGTTTGTTTGAAGACGAGGATATCAATGTACAAGCTTACGATCTAAAAAAGGATATTTGGTTCCACGGCAGTTTCAACATTCGCCCTGTTCTTGGGAAAGATGAATTTCTGGCTGATAATGTATTTCCAGCATCACCTCCTTTGCTTCATTTGGCTAATCAGAGATTCTGTCTTTTCTTGCTCACCTCCATCTATGATGAGAAAAACTGCGAA CACGATTACTATGACCATGTCTGTTACAAAGTCCATGGTGATGTCAATGTCGATGACAAGGAGGACAATGCCAATTACCATGTCCATTTTCATGACCATTTCTGGAGGCTGAGTATTTCCTTTGTGTCCATACACAAGTATCCCTTGGTTAATCCCATACAGCTCTTGGATGCTGTGGTTCA GAAGCACCTACCGATGCACCCACTGCTGCCTGAACTAGAATTTTCTCAAGATCAACGTTTTGATCCACTGTTGCCCGAACTAGAATTTTCTCAGGATCAATATTTTGATTGGTTTGATAAGGGAAACATCTCCTATCCTTTAAATAG